In Pseudomonas sp. MTM4, one genomic interval encodes:
- a CDS encoding complex I subunit 5 family protein, producing the protein MSGLWLLVLLAPLLVGSLLLFRERAAGWLWLGCLPALAMVIWPMPALDLPMLWEGVRWGADDELTRAWLGFTALLWGCAGVFASSSQRDDPKRRHFWTFWSLALSGNLLLIIATDALSFYLGFSVMSLSAYGLIVHRRGPGPRRAGRLYLQLAICGEMALLAALMLRSQAAGGDFAFAAWRALPIDGLTLLLLLIGLGLKAGFWPLHVWLPLAHPAAPAPASAVLSGAMLKAGFLGLWRCLPEGDPLLSNWADVLLAIGIFGALYPALLGLTSDKAKAVLAYSSVSQMGYLLMILALAWRHPQQTQALTVVLMLYGVHHGLAKGALFLSAGLIHAGRLPRIGWLLLTLPALAIIGLPLTSGGAVKTALKEVWHGGAFESWLVWLSLGSLTTALLLIRALWLLRRDARDAPASRPPLPQLLPWALLSSLALLLPWLWPALREPMLHGLYSSGIWAASWPLLLAMALAGVALKFGWKVPARLTALPNPALVISLWLKRLLQRPPLRVPNVDPDQPRWRQRERRCNRIWSTGTLAVSTWLLVALLWLGWLW; encoded by the coding sequence ATGAGTGGGCTCTGGCTGCTCGTCTTGCTGGCACCCTTGCTGGTCGGCTCGCTGCTGCTGTTCCGCGAGCGTGCAGCCGGCTGGCTTTGGCTCGGTTGCTTGCCGGCGTTGGCGATGGTCATCTGGCCGATGCCGGCACTGGATCTGCCGATGCTCTGGGAGGGCGTGCGCTGGGGTGCGGATGACGAATTGACCCGCGCCTGGCTGGGCTTCACCGCATTGCTTTGGGGTTGCGCCGGAGTGTTCGCCAGCAGCAGCCAGCGGGACGATCCCAAACGCCGGCACTTCTGGACGTTCTGGTCGCTGGCACTGTCCGGCAATCTGTTGCTGATCATCGCCACCGATGCGTTGAGTTTCTACCTTGGCTTCAGCGTCATGAGTCTTTCCGCCTACGGGCTGATCGTGCATCGGCGCGGCCCAGGCCCACGCCGCGCTGGGCGCCTGTATCTGCAACTGGCGATCTGTGGCGAGATGGCCCTGCTGGCTGCGCTGATGCTGCGCAGCCAGGCCGCCGGCGGCGATTTCGCCTTTGCCGCCTGGCGAGCGTTGCCCATCGACGGCCTGACGCTGCTGCTATTGCTGATCGGCCTCGGCCTGAAAGCCGGGTTCTGGCCGCTGCACGTGTGGCTGCCGCTGGCACACCCAGCGGCACCGGCGCCCGCCAGTGCGGTGCTTTCCGGGGCGATGCTCAAGGCGGGCTTTCTCGGCCTGTGGCGCTGCCTGCCGGAGGGTGATCCGCTGCTGTCGAACTGGGCGGATGTGCTGCTTGCCATCGGCATCTTCGGCGCTCTCTATCCAGCGCTGCTGGGGCTGACCAGCGACAAGGCCAAGGCGGTGCTGGCTTATTCTTCGGTCAGTCAGATGGGTTACCTGCTGATGATTCTGGCACTGGCCTGGCGGCATCCGCAGCAAACGCAGGCGCTGACGGTCGTCCTGATGCTCTACGGCGTGCATCACGGGTTGGCCAAGGGGGCGCTGTTTCTTTCTGCAGGCTTGATCCACGCAGGACGCCTGCCGCGTATCGGCTGGCTGCTGCTGACATTACCGGCGCTGGCGATCATCGGCTTGCCATTGACCAGCGGTGGCGCGGTCAAGACGGCGCTGAAGGAGGTCTGGCACGGCGGGGCGTTCGAGTCCTGGCTGGTCTGGCTGAGCCTTGGCAGCCTGACCACCGCTCTGTTGCTGATCCGCGCGCTGTGGCTGCTGCGCCGTGATGCGCGTGATGCGCCGGCCTCACGCCCCCCTTTGCCCCAACTTCTGCCTTGGGCCTTGCTAAGCAGTCTGGCACTGCTGCTGCCCTGGCTCTGGCCTGCCTTGCGCGAACCCATGCTGCACGGCTTGTATTCGAGTGGCATCTGGGCTGCGTCATGGCCGTTGCTGCTGGCAATGGCCTTGGCCGGGGTGGCGCTGAAATTCGGTTGGAAGGTGCCGGCCCGGCTGACCGCGCTGCCGAATCCGGCGCTGGTGATTTCGCTTTGGCTCAAGCGACTGCTGCAGCGGCCACCGCTGAGGGTGCCAAATGTCGACCCTGACCAACCCCGTTGGCGGCAGCGGGAAAGACGCTGTAACCGTATTTGGAGTACCGGCACGCTCGCCGTAAGCACTTGGCTGCTGGTGGCTTTGCTGTGGTTGGGTTGGTTGTGGTGA
- a CDS encoding complex I subunit 5 family protein: MTWTSWLPLAIVLSSLLPGLIIFTLREDQQRTRVALNLLGVGVKLLLVGAMIYGVSRGLEFRFSLPFLPGAPLVLQGDALSLLFVALSSVLWMATTVYAIGYLENSPLRSRFFGYFSLCVSATVGLALAGNLVSFLLFYEMLTLATFPLVVHRGTPEALRAGRVYLAYTVGGGALVLMGVALLHGLAGGPDFQPGGYLLEQVGEQDLALRVAFVLLIAGLGVKAALIPLHGWLPKAMVAPAPVSALLHAVAVVKAGAFGIIRVVYDVFGAEALSRLDMAGPLLWLAAATILYGSLRALQQQELKKRLAYSTISQVSYVTLGVALLGPIAAVGGLAHLVHQGLMKVTLFYCAGNFAETLGIHRIREMNGVGRRMPLTMTAFSIGALGMIGIPPIAGFVSKWALGMGALEVGQDWVLLVLMGSALLNAGYFLPLLWRGWFAEPADWHEDNWREERWETHWMLLLPALFTALLALLVGLLAGTALSPLGWAQLIVDREFEI; this comes from the coding sequence ATGACTTGGACCAGCTGGCTGCCGTTGGCCATCGTACTCAGCTCATTGCTACCGGGGCTGATCATCTTCACGTTGCGCGAGGATCAGCAGCGCACCCGTGTGGCGCTCAACTTGCTGGGCGTGGGCGTCAAGCTGCTGTTGGTAGGAGCAATGATCTACGGCGTCAGCCGCGGCCTGGAGTTCCGCTTCAGCCTGCCGTTCCTGCCCGGCGCGCCCTTGGTGCTGCAGGGCGATGCGCTGTCGCTGCTGTTCGTCGCGCTGTCTTCGGTACTGTGGATGGCGACGACCGTTTATGCCATCGGCTATCTGGAAAACTCGCCGCTTCGTTCGCGCTTTTTCGGCTATTTCAGTCTTTGTGTCAGCGCTACCGTTGGATTGGCGCTGGCGGGCAATCTGGTCAGCTTCCTGCTGTTCTACGAAATGCTGACCCTGGCGACCTTTCCGCTGGTGGTGCATCGCGGTACGCCCGAGGCGCTGCGTGCCGGGCGTGTCTATCTGGCCTATACCGTGGGCGGCGGAGCACTGGTGCTGATGGGCGTGGCGCTGCTGCACGGCCTGGCGGGCGGGCCGGATTTCCAGCCTGGCGGGTATCTACTGGAACAGGTCGGCGAGCAGGACCTGGCGCTGCGTGTGGCTTTCGTCCTGCTCATCGCCGGGCTCGGAGTCAAGGCGGCGCTGATTCCACTGCACGGCTGGTTGCCGAAGGCGATGGTGGCGCCGGCGCCGGTCAGTGCGCTGCTGCATGCGGTGGCAGTGGTCAAGGCCGGTGCCTTCGGCATCATTCGGGTGGTCTACGACGTGTTCGGCGCCGAGGCGCTGTCCCGGCTGGACATGGCCGGGCCGCTGCTGTGGCTTGCCGCGGCGACCATTCTCTACGGCTCGCTGCGTGCGCTGCAGCAACAGGAACTGAAGAAGCGCCTGGCCTACTCGACCATCAGTCAGGTGTCTTACGTGACCCTTGGCGTGGCGCTGCTCGGGCCGATCGCGGCGGTCGGTGGGCTGGCGCATCTGGTGCACCAAGGCCTGATGAAGGTCACGTTGTTCTATTGCGCTGGCAACTTTGCCGAAACCTTGGGCATTCATCGCATCCGCGAGATGAACGGCGTTGGTCGACGCATGCCCTTGACCATGACTGCATTCAGCATCGGAGCGCTGGGGATGATAGGGATCCCACCGATTGCCGGTTTCGTCAGCAAATGGGCGCTGGGCATGGGCGCGCTGGAAGTCGGCCAGGACTGGGTATTGCTGGTGCTGATGGGCTCGGCGCTGCTCAACGCCGGTTATTTTCTGCCGTTGTTGTGGCGCGGCTGGTTCGCCGAACCGGCCGACTGGCATGAAGACAACTGGCGCGAGGAGCGTTGGGAGACGCACTGGATGTTGCTGCTGCCGGCGTTGTTCACCGCGCTGCTGGCGTTGCTGGTCGGTTTGCTGGCCGGCACCGCGTTGAGCCCACTGGGCTGGGCGCAGCTGATCGTCGATAGGGAATTCGAAATATGA
- a CDS encoding ketosteroid isomerase-related protein codes for MSPDDSKKLVRKHIDLTWNRGHIALAEQLHSKDFLYKSSFVDHPMASAELAIMVTQIRAAMPDLEVVIEECVAEGDKVVTWSTLIGTIENPALGYPPSDKVLSISAMAFWTLTPSGQIRSICTMFDMESFRSQLGLPTRTYAEKALP; via the coding sequence ATGTCACCGGACGACAGCAAGAAACTGGTTCGCAAGCACATAGACCTGACCTGGAACCGCGGCCACATTGCCCTGGCCGAGCAGCTGCACAGCAAGGATTTTCTCTACAAAAGCTCCTTTGTTGACCACCCCATGGCCAGCGCCGAGCTCGCGATTATGGTCACCCAGATTCGCGCAGCCATGCCCGATCTCGAAGTGGTGATCGAGGAATGCGTCGCAGAGGGCGACAAGGTCGTTACCTGGAGCACGCTGATCGGCACCATCGAGAATCCGGCGCTCGGCTATCCGCCGAGCGACAAGGTTCTGAGCATTTCGGCCATGGCGTTCTGGACCCTGACCCCTAGCGGGCAGATTCGCAGTATCTGCACTATGTTCGACATGGAGAGCTTTCGCTCTCAGCTGGGTCTGCCGACTCGCACCTATGCTGAGAAAGCCTTGCCATGA